A genomic stretch from Chryseobacterium sp. SNU WT5 includes:
- a CDS encoding LUD domain-containing protein: MSLFKKLVGKILNQPDEDDSQDFVKLGDQLKNADLDYKFAQLFTHSGGFFNYCADEAEALQTLNHILKIEQVKSVFCWDSDLKNFLDVIDVNYTKDLELFNDCAFITCEYLIAFDGRIMLSHNNILHYHSSRLPEKIIIMANVSQIVTNLNDAMSKIKRNGNIRNLTSISGSNSKLDTPNKDNTKLFLLLLED, from the coding sequence TTGAGTCTATTTAAAAAACTTGTAGGAAAAATATTAAATCAACCTGATGAAGATGATTCGCAGGATTTTGTCAAACTTGGAGATCAACTAAAAAATGCTGATCTAGATTACAAGTTTGCGCAACTTTTTACTCATTCTGGAGGTTTTTTCAATTACTGTGCGGATGAAGCTGAAGCTTTGCAGACGCTGAACCACATCTTAAAAATCGAGCAAGTCAAGTCTGTATTTTGTTGGGACTCTGATCTGAAAAATTTTCTGGATGTCATCGATGTAAATTACACCAAAGACTTAGAACTTTTTAACGATTGTGCTTTTATCACTTGTGAATATTTAATTGCTTTTGACGGCAGGATCATGCTCTCACACAATAATATTCTTCATTATCACTCATCCAGATTACCAGAAAAAATTATTATCATGGCCAATGTCTCACAAATTGTGACCAACTTAAACGATGCCATGAGTAAAATTAAAAGAAATGGTAACATCCGTAACCTCACATCGATTAGCGGTAGCAATTCCAAACTAGACACCCCAAATAAGGATAATACTAAACTTTTCTTACTTTTGCTGGAAGATTAA
- a CDS encoding cation:proton antiporter, whose amino-acid sequence MFTILKVSHFDLPLEDPVLKFLVVLIIILSAPLLLNKIKVPHLLGLIIAGAIIGPNGFNILTRDSSIVVTGTTGLLYIMFLAGLEIDLAEFKKNKWKSLGFGGYTFVIPFMFGIAAAHFILHYNWLTSFLFASIFSSHTLISYPIISKLGVVKNRAVNITVGGTVITDILALLVLAIVVGMTTGEVNAAFWTQLSVGIIVFAAVVLFGFPIVARWFFKKVQDKISQYIFVLVMIYLAALLAELAGIEAIIGAFLAGLALNKLIPHTSSLMNRVEFVGNAIFIPFFLISVGMLIDFTVFFKDFETIKVAVLMISISIGGKYLASIATQKTFSYTKAEGGIIFGLSSASAAATLATVMVGYNIILGENDLGEPIRLLDESVLNGSILLILISCTISSFVTQKNGEKLVKADNENTIADTNPEKENILLAVNHLNTVEPLTNLALLIRSKNKTAGLYALNIINEEKNDSSKKHAEALLHEVVNIGASADVNITPLTRYDTDLIEGINNEIKVNGITDLIIGINHEKGFSPSFVYNLYSGYLNNSLADVLVYQASQPIATIQKYAVIIPENASQEPRFFHSLLKVWNIARNSGAEIEFYGNDATVKMIEKIKNKSNIEARFIIFNDWNELPKVFGKMKDNDALILFMAHRKMASYVPQMQQIPNLLNQHLREKNFLLIFPSNRNEVDYTKDTRDIGNASDFIEIGNIVGRLFK is encoded by the coding sequence ATGTTCACGATTTTAAAAGTGTCCCATTTCGATCTTCCACTGGAAGATCCAGTTCTGAAGTTTTTGGTCGTTTTGATAATCATTCTGTCCGCACCTTTACTACTCAACAAAATTAAGGTTCCTCATCTATTAGGCCTCATCATCGCTGGCGCCATCATTGGTCCGAATGGATTTAATATCCTTACACGAGACAGCAGTATTGTAGTCACAGGAACTACCGGGCTCCTTTATATTATGTTTCTTGCCGGTCTTGAAATCGATTTGGCCGAATTCAAAAAGAATAAGTGGAAAAGCTTGGGTTTCGGAGGTTACACTTTTGTAATTCCCTTTATGTTTGGTATCGCTGCTGCTCATTTTATTTTACATTACAATTGGCTAACCTCCTTTCTATTTGCAAGTATATTCTCATCGCACACTTTAATTTCATATCCTATAATTAGCAAACTGGGAGTTGTAAAAAATCGTGCTGTTAATATCACAGTAGGCGGAACCGTTATAACAGATATCCTTGCGCTACTCGTTTTAGCAATCGTAGTAGGTATGACAACTGGCGAAGTTAATGCTGCGTTCTGGACTCAACTTTCCGTTGGGATCATTGTATTTGCTGCTGTCGTCCTTTTCGGATTTCCAATCGTAGCGAGATGGTTTTTTAAAAAAGTTCAGGATAAAATTTCACAGTATATTTTCGTACTGGTCATGATCTATCTCGCAGCATTGTTAGCAGAACTCGCAGGAATTGAAGCGATCATCGGCGCCTTCTTAGCTGGTCTGGCTTTAAACAAGCTTATTCCACACACGTCTTCCTTGATGAACCGAGTAGAATTTGTAGGAAACGCCATCTTTATTCCCTTCTTTCTGATCAGTGTAGGAATGTTAATTGATTTCACGGTCTTCTTTAAAGATTTCGAAACAATCAAAGTGGCTGTTCTGATGATTTCAATTTCTATTGGTGGGAAGTATTTAGCCTCTATTGCTACTCAGAAAACCTTTTCTTACACCAAAGCAGAAGGCGGAATTATATTTGGACTAAGTTCTGCTTCAGCAGCTGCAACCTTAGCAACTGTTATGGTTGGATATAATATTATCCTGGGAGAAAATGATTTGGGTGAACCAATCCGACTACTTGATGAAAGTGTGTTGAATGGGAGCATTCTTCTTATTTTGATCTCCTGTACTATTTCCTCTTTTGTCACCCAGAAAAATGGCGAGAAATTAGTAAAAGCGGATAACGAAAATACAATCGCTGATACTAATCCCGAAAAGGAGAATATTTTACTTGCGGTCAACCATTTAAACACAGTAGAACCTCTAACTAATCTGGCACTTTTAATAAGATCAAAAAACAAAACTGCAGGGCTATATGCGCTCAACATTATCAATGAAGAGAAAAATGACTCCTCTAAAAAACATGCAGAAGCATTACTCCATGAAGTTGTAAATATTGGAGCGTCAGCAGATGTCAATATTACGCCACTTACACGATACGATACCGATTTAATTGAAGGAATAAACAATGAAATAAAGGTGAACGGAATTACTGACCTTATTATCGGGATCAACCACGAAAAAGGTTTCTCACCTAGCTTCGTTTATAATTTATACAGTGGTTACTTGAATAACAGCCTTGCGGATGTACTCGTCTACCAAGCATCACAGCCAATTGCAACGATTCAGAAATACGCCGTTATCATTCCAGAGAATGCTTCTCAAGAACCTCGCTTTTTCCATTCCTTATTAAAGGTTTGGAATATTGCCAGAAATTCAGGTGCAGAAATTGAGTTTTATGGAAATGATGCGACGGTCAAAATGATTGAGAAGATTAAAAACAAATCAAATATAGAGGCCCGTTTTATTATTTTTAATGATTGGAATGAACTGCCAAAAGTCTTTGGTAAAATGAAAGATAACGATGCGCTTATTTTATTTATGGCACACCGCAAAATGGCATCCTATGTGCC
- the tgt gene encoding tRNA guanosine(34) transglycosylase Tgt, whose product MSQFFQINNTTTGKARAGTITTDHGIIQTPIFMPVGTVASVKTVHQRELKDDIKAQIILGNTYHLNLRPKMDIMQAAGGLHKFMNWDLPILTDSGGYQVFSLSKSRKLNEAGVKFKSHIDGSTQFISPETSMEIQRKIGADIFMAFDECVAYPAEYNQVKKSMELTHRWLKRCIEWNKNNPEIYGHKQAFFPIVQGSTYSDLRKRSAEFISEQNAVGNAIGGLSVGEPEDEMYRITDVVTDILPKDKPRYLMGVGTPWNILETIGLGIDMMDCVMPTRNARNAMLFTWKGVMNMKNKKWESDFSALDEFGTSYVDSEYSKAYVRHLFVAKEYLGKQIASIHNLAFYLDLVRVARQHIVAGDFYEWKDSVVPQLRQRL is encoded by the coding sequence ATGTCGCAATTCTTTCAAATTAACAATACTACTACCGGGAAAGCAAGAGCTGGAACAATTACTACTGATCATGGGATCATTCAAACCCCTATTTTTATGCCTGTTGGGACAGTGGCTTCGGTGAAAACTGTTCATCAAAGAGAGTTAAAAGACGATATTAAGGCACAAATTATTCTTGGAAACACCTACCACCTTAATCTACGTCCGAAAATGGACATTATGCAAGCTGCTGGCGGACTTCATAAATTTATGAATTGGGATTTACCCATTCTTACTGATTCAGGCGGTTATCAAGTATTTTCATTGTCGAAATCAAGAAAATTAAATGAAGCTGGAGTAAAATTCAAATCTCATATTGACGGAAGCACTCAGTTTATATCACCTGAAACATCAATGGAAATCCAAAGAAAAATAGGAGCTGATATTTTCATGGCTTTTGATGAATGTGTTGCATATCCCGCGGAATACAATCAGGTGAAAAAATCAATGGAACTCACCCATCGTTGGTTAAAAAGATGTATCGAGTGGAATAAAAATAACCCCGAGATATATGGACACAAACAAGCATTTTTCCCTATTGTTCAAGGTTCTACTTATTCGGATTTACGAAAAAGATCTGCGGAATTTATTTCAGAACAAAATGCGGTAGGAAATGCAATTGGTGGACTTTCTGTGGGAGAACCAGAAGATGAAATGTATCGTATTACGGATGTAGTAACCGATATTTTACCCAAAGACAAACCAAGATATCTGATGGGAGTTGGAACTCCGTGGAATATTTTGGAAACGATTGGTTTAGGAATTGACATGATGGATTGCGTAATGCCTACTCGAAATGCACGAAACGCCATGTTATTTACCTGGAAAGGGGTGATGAACATGAAAAATAAAAAATGGGAAAGTGACTTCTCAGCATTGGACGAATTCGGCACCAGTTATGTAGACTCTGAATACTCAAAAGCTTATGTACGTCATTTATTTGTTGCCAAAGAATATTTGGGGAAACAAATTGCATCTATTCATAACTTAGCCTTCTATCTGGATTTAGTAAGAGTAGCACGCCAACATATTGTAGCTGGAGATTTTTATGAATGGAAGGATTCGGTAGTACCACAATTAAGACAACGCCTTTAA
- the rsfS gene encoding ribosome silencing factor, with the protein MNKTTEKQLLIDKIVEAIQDTKGEEIMIFDLSKIENSVAQTFIICTGNSNTQVSAISGNIEKKVRNELQDRPWHVEGTENSLWVLLDYVSVVVHVFQRETRAYYDIEELWGDAEITKIN; encoded by the coding sequence ATGAACAAAACGACAGAAAAGCAACTACTTATTGATAAAATTGTAGAAGCAATACAAGATACCAAAGGTGAAGAAATCATGATTTTCGATTTATCAAAGATAGAAAATTCGGTGGCTCAAACATTCATCATCTGTACAGGAAATTCGAACACGCAAGTTTCAGCAATTTCAGGAAATATCGAGAAGAAAGTACGTAATGAACTTCAAGACCGTCCTTGGCATGTGGAAGGAACAGAAAACTCACTATGGGTACTGCTCGATTATGTGTCGGTAGTAGTACATGTATTCCAAAGAGAAACCCGAGCTTACTATGACATAGAGGAACTTTGGGGTGATGCAGAAATTACTAAAATAAATTAA
- a CDS encoding LptF/LptG family permease has translation MKIIDQYIIKKFLGTFGFMLGLLTIIVLVIDVQAKAPRIESNGFKLSTFLIDFYPYWIINLIITFMSILVFISVIFFTSKIANNTEIVAIISSGASFHRFARPYLITSGLIAVVALLVNHFVLPLANIKKNELEPYTYSAKNRDEFTGNAEVATQLSKTEYIFIKSYNKKEKNGNGFFYQKYDNNRKIVYQLNAADFRWVPEKKHFIMTNYLEKTYLKNDTEKLTQGTTMKKAFGYPPEELFPDVLLGQNKTTPDLLKFINREKEKGNANLNTYLNELHQRTSMPFSVVILTFLALALSSQKKRGGLGINLAIGIALAFVFVFSFEVLKVVSANKTITPLLAMWIPNLLFGPIALFLYFKRANQ, from the coding sequence ATGAAGATTATTGACCAATATATTATTAAAAAATTCCTCGGGACCTTCGGGTTTATGCTGGGGTTATTGACGATAATTGTTTTGGTTATTGATGTGCAGGCAAAAGCCCCTAGAATCGAGTCCAATGGATTTAAATTATCCACGTTTTTGATTGATTTTTATCCTTATTGGATCATCAATTTGATTATCACATTTATGTCTATTTTGGTTTTTATTTCTGTAATATTTTTTACTTCAAAAATTGCAAATAATACAGAAATTGTAGCCATAATAAGTTCCGGAGCCAGTTTTCACCGTTTTGCCCGCCCTTATTTAATAACATCGGGACTCATCGCAGTTGTCGCATTACTTGTTAACCATTTTGTGCTGCCATTAGCGAACATTAAAAAAAACGAATTAGAACCCTATACCTACAGTGCGAAAAATCGCGACGAATTTACCGGAAATGCCGAAGTCGCAACTCAGTTATCAAAAACTGAATATATTTTTATCAAAAGTTATAACAAAAAAGAAAAAAATGGAAATGGTTTTTTCTATCAGAAATATGATAACAACAGGAAAATAGTTTACCAATTAAATGCAGCAGATTTCCGGTGGGTACCAGAAAAAAAGCACTTTATAATGACCAACTATCTGGAAAAAACCTATCTAAAGAATGATACGGAGAAATTAACACAAGGAACTACAATGAAAAAAGCTTTTGGTTACCCACCAGAAGAATTGTTTCCAGACGTTTTACTTGGCCAGAATAAAACAACGCCTGATCTACTTAAGTTTATTAATAGAGAAAAAGAGAAGGGAAATGCTAATTTGAATACCTATCTCAATGAATTACATCAGCGAACCTCAATGCCGTTTTCTGTAGTTATTTTAACTTTTTTAGCACTCGCATTATCTTCTCAGAAAAAACGTGGTGGTTTGGGGATTAATCTCGCTATTGGTATCGCCCTCGCTTTCGTTTTTGTTTTTTCCTTTGAAGTTCTAAAAGTAGTTTCTGCTAATAAAACAATAACACCACTACTTGCCATGTGGATTCCCAATCTGCTCTTTGGACCGATCGCTTTATTCCTCTATTTCAAAAGAGCAAATCAATAA
- a CDS encoding phosphatidate cytidylyltransferase produces MDKNLVLRLFGGALYGFLVIICTTPIGAEWINTISPNLVKQQDLYYGLITFFLFVGGWECIKMMKFDPKSWEKWLVFPIIVLVFYRFSKRYFQHGFYFDFNLSEILALLLILIAIVTLFRFSKELYFDNGKLIFTAIYTALPFGFALGLPKFSTDGHTFTLEVFFLFVLIWSSDSFAYFTGKFFGKHKMAPKISPKKTWEGFGGGVFFTIILGYFIEMYYPELRGNFIIVGFLVSVFAPLGDLVESQLKRSFGVKDSGNIIPGHGGILDRLDSFIICVPVVYLYFILEKLV; encoded by the coding sequence TTGGATAAAAATTTAGTTCTACGGCTATTTGGAGGAGCTTTGTACGGATTCCTAGTGATCATTTGCACAACTCCGATTGGCGCGGAATGGATCAATACAATCTCTCCCAATTTAGTTAAACAACAGGACCTTTATTATGGACTCATCACTTTCTTCCTATTTGTAGGAGGTTGGGAATGTATCAAAATGATGAAGTTTGATCCCAAAAGCTGGGAGAAATGGTTAGTTTTCCCTATTATCGTACTAGTATTTTATCGTTTCTCGAAAAGATATTTTCAGCACGGTTTCTATTTCGACTTTAATTTATCTGAAATTTTAGCGCTTTTACTCATTCTAATCGCTATTGTGACTTTATTTCGCTTTTCTAAGGAGTTATATTTCGACAATGGAAAACTTATATTTACTGCGATATACACTGCTTTACCTTTTGGCTTCGCTCTAGGTTTGCCTAAATTTTCAACAGATGGACACACCTTTACATTAGAGGTTTTCTTCCTTTTCGTCTTGATATGGAGTAGTGACTCATTTGCCTATTTCACTGGCAAGTTTTTTGGCAAACACAAAATGGCTCCGAAAATTTCTCCAAAAAAAACCTGGGAAGGGTTTGGCGGCGGGGTTTTCTTCACCATTATACTTGGCTATTTTATAGAAATGTACTACCCTGAATTACGGGGTAATTTTATAATCGTCGGATTTTTAGTCTCCGTTTTTGCGCCTTTGGGTGATCTTGTGGAAAGCCAGCTGAAGCGAAGTTTCGGTGTAAAAGACTCAGGAAACATCATTCCCGGACACGGCGGAATTTTAGATCGGCTCGATAGTTTTATTATCTGCGTACCTGTCGTATATTTGTACTTTATTTTAGAAAAACTAGTTTAG
- a CDS encoding phosphatidylserine decarboxylase family protein: MKLHKESKGTITVASIAFIIIALLSVYYLEIWGLAIIIPLLLVYGLVFWFFRVPNRDILDHKENVIAPVDGKVVMIKEVEENEFIKGKAIQISIFMSPLNVHICRYPVSGNVIYKKYHPGKYLVAWHEKSSTENERTTVAVESLTHHQVVFRQIAGYVARRIVMKCTEGDVAKAGHEFGFIKFGSRMDVFLPIDTEITCKIGDKTKGGIDVIAKMTE; this comes from the coding sequence ATGAAACTTCATAAAGAATCCAAAGGAACAATTACTGTAGCAAGTATTGCTTTTATTATCATTGCCCTTTTATCTGTTTATTACCTTGAAATATGGGGTCTCGCAATTATTATCCCTCTCTTGCTTGTTTACGGATTGGTATTTTGGTTCTTCCGGGTACCCAATCGGGATATTTTGGATCATAAAGAAAATGTGATTGCACCGGTAGACGGAAAAGTAGTGATGATCAAAGAAGTTGAAGAAAATGAATTTATTAAAGGTAAAGCAATTCAGATCTCAATTTTCATGTCCCCACTGAATGTTCACATCTGTAGATATCCTGTGTCCGGCAATGTTATTTACAAGAAATACCATCCTGGGAAATACTTGGTTGCCTGGCATGAAAAGTCTTCCACGGAAAATGAAAGAACAACAGTTGCGGTAGAAAGTTTAACACATCATCAAGTCGTATTTCGACAGATTGCGGGATATGTGGCCAGACGGATCGTAATGAAATGCACCGAAGGTGATGTTGCAAAAGCCGGACATGAATTTGGATTTATAAAATTTGGTTCAAGGATGGACGTCTTTTTACCAATAGACACAGAAATTACTTGCAAAATCGGAGATAAAACGAAAGGTGGAATTGATGTTATTGCAAAAATGACCGAATAA
- the ftsH gene encoding ATP-dependent zinc metalloprotease FtsH, with protein MNKNKGFNWFFPIAIVAILLFFFSNMNDDSSSNTIDEERFYALMQEGKVDNVLIYKDTEKADVFLTQAAKTELAKKEASKERSPFSAFDFSPKPDYTLSFGDLQLFLEKYDKIKQENPQLAIKKDYGLGKNPMTELLFTAIFWIAIMALFYFVIFRKMMGGGGGGGGGQIFSIGKSKAKLFDEKDKVQVSFKDVAGLEGAKEEVQEVVDFLKNSEKYTKLGGKIPKGVLLVGPPGTGKTLLAKAVAGEAKVPFFSLSGSDFVEMFVGVGASRVRDLFAQAKAKSPAIIFIDEIDAIGRARGKGNMTGGNDERENTLNQLLTEMDGFGTDTNVIIMAATNRADILDKALMRAGRFDRSIYVDLPELHERREIFDVHLQKIKMEPNIDREFLAKQTPGFSGADIANLCNEAALIAARNSHEAVTKQDFLDAVDRIIGGLEKKNKAIKPSEKRRVAYHEAGHATISWLVEHAAPLLKVTIVPRGRSLGAAWYLPEERQLTTTEQMYDELCATLGGRAAEQTIFGNISTGALSDLERVTKQAQAMVTIYGLNEKVGNISYYDSSGQSEYSFGKPYSEQTAKMIDEEISIIIETQYKRALHILEENKDKLDALAAKLLEKEVIFREDLEEIFGERAWDPELTEHPVSHTHKGETPETEEVVVAPESNTQL; from the coding sequence ATGAATAAAAATAAAGGATTTAACTGGTTCTTTCCAATCGCAATTGTAGCCATTTTACTCTTTTTCTTTTCTAACATGAACGATGATTCTTCCTCTAATACTATAGATGAAGAGCGTTTTTATGCGCTAATGCAGGAAGGAAAAGTGGATAATGTGCTTATTTATAAGGATACCGAAAAAGCAGATGTGTTTCTTACACAAGCTGCCAAAACAGAATTAGCAAAAAAAGAAGCTTCGAAAGAAAGAAGCCCTTTTTCTGCTTTTGACTTTTCACCTAAACCCGACTACACCTTAAGCTTTGGTGACCTTCAGCTTTTCCTGGAAAAGTATGATAAAATCAAACAGGAAAACCCACAGTTGGCTATTAAAAAAGATTACGGACTGGGTAAAAATCCAATGACCGAATTATTATTTACAGCTATCTTCTGGATCGCAATCATGGCCTTATTCTATTTTGTGATTTTCCGCAAGATGATGGGCGGCGGTGGCGGCGGTGGCGGCGGTCAAATATTCTCGATCGGTAAATCCAAAGCAAAACTCTTTGATGAAAAAGACAAAGTACAAGTTTCATTTAAAGATGTTGCTGGCTTAGAAGGTGCAAAAGAAGAAGTACAGGAAGTTGTAGATTTCTTGAAGAACTCCGAAAAATACACCAAACTGGGTGGTAAAATTCCTAAAGGCGTTTTATTAGTCGGACCTCCGGGAACGGGTAAAACACTTTTAGCAAAAGCTGTTGCCGGCGAGGCGAAAGTTCCTTTCTTCTCACTTTCCGGATCTGATTTCGTTGAAATGTTTGTAGGAGTTGGAGCTTCCAGAGTACGTGACCTATTTGCTCAGGCAAAAGCAAAATCTCCTGCCATTATATTTATCGATGAGATTGATGCTATTGGTAGAGCCAGAGGAAAAGGAAATATGACGGGCGGAAATGATGAAAGAGAAAATACATTGAATCAATTGCTTACAGAGATGGACGGTTTTGGAACTGACACGAATGTAATCATTATGGCAGCAACCAACAGAGCCGACATATTAGATAAAGCATTAATGAGAGCTGGTCGATTTGACCGTTCCATTTATGTAGACTTGCCAGAATTGCATGAAAGAAGAGAAATTTTTGATGTGCATTTGCAAAAGATCAAAATGGAACCAAACATTGACCGGGAATTCCTTGCGAAGCAAACTCCCGGATTTAGTGGAGCAGATATAGCAAACCTTTGTAATGAAGCCGCATTAATTGCTGCTAGAAATTCACACGAAGCCGTTACAAAACAAGATTTCTTGGATGCTGTTGACAGAATTATTGGTGGGCTTGAAAAGAAAAATAAAGCTATTAAACCGTCTGAAAAAAGAAGAGTTGCTTATCATGAAGCTGGTCACGCCACCATTTCATGGTTGGTAGAACATGCAGCACCTCTATTAAAGGTTACTATCGTTCCTAGAGGAAGATCTTTAGGTGCAGCTTGGTATCTTCCAGAAGAAAGACAGTTAACCACGACAGAACAGATGTATGATGAACTGTGCGCTACTCTAGGTGGCCGGGCTGCAGAACAAACTATTTTTGGTAATATATCCACAGGTGCGTTATCCGATTTGGAAAGAGTAACTAAGCAAGCGCAGGCAATGGTAACTATTTATGGACTAAATGAAAAGGTTGGGAATATTTCCTACTATGATAGTTCGGGACAATCAGAATACAGTTTCGGAAAACCTTATTCTGAGCAAACTGCAAAAATGATTGATGAGGAAATTTCCATCATTATTGAAACGCAGTACAAACGTGCGCTACACATTTTAGAAGAAAACAAAGATAAGCTTGACGCACTGGCTGCTAAACTTTTAGAGAAAGAGGTCATCTTCCGAGAAGATTTAGAAGAAATATTTGGTGAGAGAGCGTGGGATCCTGAATTAACAGAGCATCCTGTATCACACACTCATAAAGGAGAAACACCAGAAACAGAAGAAGTTGTGGTGGCTCCAGAGTCAAATACCCAATTATAA
- a CDS encoding biotin--[acetyl-CoA-carboxylase] ligase — MTNLFYVSECSSTQDEIEKHISKAVNSFVATYTFNQTGGKGQYGNHWELQKDLNLAYSIAICTDQIKLPNHLFNFHTAEVLADFVATLTKEVVQIKWPNDLILKNKKIAGILIEKKVIQDCPYFIVGIGLNVLQNDFGDLRQAGSLLTQLGNRFDLHGIAETLHLYLQSHLLHSVTEKEVIEKINSYLFRKDLVSVFEIHQVRQNGIIKEVDAEGFIWIELENKGLKKFFHKEITLLY, encoded by the coding sequence ATGACCAACTTATTCTATGTTTCAGAATGTAGTTCAACTCAAGATGAGATTGAAAAACATATTTCTAAAGCAGTAAATTCATTCGTCGCTACGTATACATTTAATCAAACTGGAGGTAAGGGCCAGTACGGAAATCATTGGGAATTGCAGAAAGATTTAAACTTAGCATATTCTATAGCGATTTGTACGGATCAAATTAAATTACCAAATCATTTGTTCAATTTTCATACCGCCGAGGTATTGGCTGATTTTGTAGCCACTTTGACAAAGGAAGTGGTCCAAATAAAATGGCCTAATGATCTTATTTTAAAGAATAAGAAAATTGCTGGAATTCTGATTGAAAAAAAAGTAATTCAAGACTGTCCCTACTTCATTGTCGGGATAGGATTAAATGTTCTTCAAAATGATTTTGGTGATCTTCGTCAGGCGGGCTCGCTTCTTACTCAACTTGGTAATCGGTTTGATCTTCATGGCATTGCTGAAACATTACATCTTTATTTACAATCTCATTTACTCCATAGTGTTACTGAAAAAGAGGTAATCGAAAAAATTAATTCTTATTTGTTTAGAAAGGATTTAGTTTCCGTATTCGAAATACATCAAGTGCGACAAAATGGCATTATTAAAGAAGTTGACGCAGAAGGATTTATTTGGATAGAATTAGAGAATAAAGGGCTGAAGAAGTTTTTTCATAAAGAAATAACCTTGCTTTATTGA